A genome region from Dethiobacter alkaliphilus AHT 1 includes the following:
- the nuoE gene encoding NADH-quinone oxidoreductase subunit NuoE: MNLLEGEREEILNSVDEILTSSEINRRNLIPILQSIQERLGYLPRPALEKVADAMGMAAVDVYGVATFYNQFRFHPPGEHQIKVCMGTACYIVGGQIAMDSFARRLNISEGETTPDRKYGLERVACVGCCTMAPVVVVDEQMEGSVTPTRVDGILLSLEANGNGEKPGEEE; encoded by the coding sequence GTGAATTTGTTAGAAGGTGAAAGAGAAGAGATTTTAAACAGTGTTGATGAAATCCTGACAAGTTCTGAAATTAACAGAAGGAACCTGATTCCCATACTGCAAAGTATCCAGGAACGGCTCGGGTATTTACCCAGGCCGGCGTTGGAAAAAGTGGCGGATGCTATGGGAATGGCAGCAGTTGATGTTTATGGAGTGGCTACTTTTTATAATCAGTTTCGCTTCCACCCTCCGGGTGAGCATCAAATCAAAGTTTGTATGGGTACAGCCTGTTATATTGTGGGTGGACAAATCGCCATGGATTCCTTTGCCAGGCGGCTTAATATTTCCGAAGGAGAGACCACACCCGACAGGAAGTACGGCCTGGAACGTGTGGCCTGTGTTGGCTGCTGTACAATGGCGCCTGTGGTGGTGGTTGATGAACAGATGGAAGGCAGTGTGACGCCTACAAGAGTTGATGGTATACTTTTATCTCTAGAAGCAAATGGGAACGGGGAGAAGCCCGGGGAGGAGGAATAG
- a CDS encoding YheC/YheD family endospore coat-associated protein, protein MKPINCKLVPYFYKTDEEMICVNKELAEKLMIKENSYCKVILGSFEASAKIVTVSEQKSEFHTLVWMTPSLFSALKVPQNISVGVTVIKRNSIKIGPVIGVLTAKRLLEKYMSGKSTREEFDFYADAGEESSSLVYIFSLSDVNRQDKSVEGYLRVRDHGGIPGWQQRRLPLPDVIHNRISFPRGSTKDQEISLLKQEMQNMMAINRITAFSKWQIAKLLQNDSQARAYIPETKLLQGPETIREMTLKHATVYLKPVRRSLGLGIIKLAKSSPEHYVASYRTDDNNESAKGKIEDLLVGLEDIMGGRLYIVQQGIDLAHINGKPFDLRVTVQKDGTGAWSLSSWGTRVGVSGSHITNVASGGQGLPIEKVLGAVFAGKYASITEEIHKVSIIICEALERGLQDIGDVGLDIGIDTGGKPYLIEVNFRDHRLTAEEMDDPDSWAKTYKKPIYYLRYLYEQQSH, encoded by the coding sequence ATGAAACCAATTAATTGTAAATTAGTTCCCTATTTTTATAAAACAGATGAGGAAATGATTTGTGTTAATAAAGAACTGGCTGAGAAATTAATGATAAAGGAAAATAGTTATTGCAAGGTTATTTTGGGGTCATTTGAAGCATCGGCAAAAATAGTGACAGTCTCAGAGCAGAAATCAGAATTTCATACCTTAGTGTGGATGACGCCTTCCCTTTTTAGTGCGCTTAAAGTTCCGCAGAATATCTCTGTTGGGGTCACTGTAATCAAGCGAAATAGTATAAAAATCGGTCCTGTGATTGGTGTTCTGACGGCAAAAAGGTTATTGGAGAAATATATGAGCGGCAAGAGCACCAGAGAAGAATTTGATTTCTATGCAGACGCAGGGGAAGAGTCGTCTTCGCTGGTCTACATTTTTAGCTTGTCTGATGTTAACCGGCAGGACAAATCTGTAGAAGGTTATCTTAGGGTGCGAGACCATGGGGGTATACCTGGTTGGCAGCAGCGTAGGCTTCCTTTACCGGATGTAATTCATAATCGCATATCTTTTCCCAGGGGAAGTACCAAAGATCAAGAAATCAGTTTATTAAAACAAGAGATGCAAAATATGATGGCCATAAATCGGATTACTGCTTTTAGCAAATGGCAGATCGCTAAATTGTTGCAAAATGATTCTCAGGCCAGGGCTTATATTCCTGAAACAAAATTATTACAAGGACCGGAGACTATTAGAGAAATGACGTTGAAGCATGCAACGGTTTATCTAAAACCTGTACGGAGAAGTCTGGGCTTAGGCATAATAAAGCTTGCAAAATCATCCCCGGAACATTATGTCGCCAGCTATCGCACAGATGATAACAACGAAAGCGCTAAAGGAAAAATCGAAGACTTGCTTGTGGGCCTGGAAGACATTATGGGCGGCAGATTATACATTGTGCAGCAGGGCATAGACCTGGCCCATATTAACGGTAAACCATTTGATTTAAGGGTGACTGTGCAAAAAGACGGTACCGGCGCCTGGTCTTTATCTAGTTGGGGAACCAGGGTTGGTGTATCTGGAAGCCATATTACAAATGTAGCTTCAGGAGGACAGGGCCTGCCAATAGAAAAGGTTTTGGGAGCAGTTTTTGCCGGCAAATACGCAAGTATCACTGAGGAGATACACAAGGTAAGTATCATAATTTGTGAGGCATTGGAAAGAGGATTGCAGGACATTGGGGATGTAGGACTGGATATTGGTATTGATACCGGTGGTAAGCCGTATTTAATTGAAGTGAACTTCAGGGACCACCGACTCACCGCAGAGGAGATGGATGATCCTGATAGCTGGGCTAAAACTTACAAAAAACCAATCTACTACTTAAGGTATTTGTATGAGCAGCAAAGCCATTAG
- a CDS encoding YheC/YheD family endospore coat-associated protein translates to MEKKIYLRLANGQIPPGIQLLAKEAVKEGITLVAFATFNMDWWEKRINGLCYSKEDNIWKPDTFPFPHVIYDRATLDSSERQSAKLIRNRFKEIYKIPYINTRNSFGKWITYETLTAYPEISKYLPETHLYNHPCYLTKLLQKNQFAYIKATDDSMGKNIYKVKKAYENVVAVYYREKGRNRSDTLTMEGLYSRLIQGKLKDKNVIIQQGIELASLNNNPFDIRLLVQKNHLGSWEVVDKSVRLAPPGSIVTNVSSGATVEKFEKIVPQVFPQEYPTISQRIDLLALTVCSKLEENFGRLGELAIDMALDVGGSLWLIEVNSKPSKISVRRSQDKELIQRAYSNPVKYAKFLYGVANNETN, encoded by the coding sequence GTGGAAAAAAAAATCTATTTACGCTTAGCTAATGGGCAAATTCCCCCTGGTATTCAGTTACTTGCAAAGGAAGCGGTTAAAGAAGGTATTACCTTAGTTGCATTTGCCACATTTAACATGGATTGGTGGGAAAAGCGTATTAACGGCCTTTGCTACAGCAAGGAAGATAATATATGGAAACCAGACACCTTTCCTTTCCCCCATGTTATCTATGACAGGGCAACACTGGATTCAAGCGAGCGGCAGAGTGCAAAATTAATCAGGAATCGCTTTAAGGAAATTTATAAGATCCCTTATATCAATACCAGAAATTCTTTTGGAAAATGGATAACTTACGAAACGTTGACGGCTTATCCCGAAATTAGCAAATATCTTCCTGAGACACATCTTTATAATCATCCCTGCTACCTCACTAAGCTGCTGCAGAAAAACCAATTTGCCTATATCAAAGCTACCGATGACAGCATGGGGAAAAATATATATAAAGTAAAGAAAGCTTATGAAAATGTTGTGGCTGTCTATTATCGGGAAAAGGGGCGAAACCGTAGTGATACCCTGACCATGGAAGGACTTTACAGCAGGTTAATTCAGGGAAAATTAAAAGATAAAAACGTTATTATTCAACAGGGGATAGAATTAGCAAGTCTAAATAATAACCCTTTTGATATTAGACTGTTAGTACAAAAAAACCATCTGGGCTCCTGGGAAGTAGTGGATAAATCAGTGCGGTTAGCCCCCCCCGGTAGTATTGTTACTAATGTGAGCAGCGGGGCAACTGTGGAAAAGTTTGAAAAAATAGTGCCGCAGGTGTTTCCGCAAGAATACCCCACCATCTCTCAACGCATTGATCTGTTGGCTCTTACTGTTTGCAGTAAATTAGAGGAAAACTTCGGCAGGCTGGGGGAATTGGCCATTGATATGGCATTGGATGTGGGTGGCAGTTTATGGCTGATAGAAGTAAATTCCAAGCCGTCAAAAATAAGTGTTCGCAGATCTCAAGACAAAGAGCTGATACAGCGGGCTTATAGCAATCCGGTTAAGTACGCTAAATTCTTGTATGGGGTAGCCAATAATGAAACCAATTAA
- a CDS encoding YheC/YheD family endospore coat-associated protein, with amino-acid sequence MGVIFFSYDDIDFERMEVNGYSLLGGLWEKKTLSMPSVIYDQAHSCPAKIRRKLMEIPTLRFVNEKIGFWKWETHQALDRFSEIRDFLPETSFFEESDQIYSLLKKYGKAVLKPVHGLKAMGLIILVNDNGKIRFQYRGKGKDRMNYKFGRVEELHDLRTQFPVMGTEKYIVQQGLELAKYEDRVFDVRALMQKDGSNMWHASLCAKVGPSNSEITALGNWENIERVESFLISKCGSKFNNLSARLKQLAVLTAETVEKAFAPVGEIALDIAVDKNADCWLLEVNSMPSKAMFYDLFNDEELSDVLSRPMEYACYLAKESLMQKCRVCYLESDLQQTLFLTPKQSKEFNLDHEKAYVRLTVGSASLLLRKEISKNNSLGENKLTLSRDLKTTVFIPEDTELQVRVIEPGHLELGPLIGVFISPKKAAALVGGKTDRVYYQFTNKTKSVAGICCFFSIGDIDWENKLIRALLWDGSTWISRIVPLPKVIYDRCFGERSYGFELRNKLDSDYRVINSLPKLGKWETIQALKNTPGVKKYLPDTIVYSSKSDIADFLEKYQSIYLKPDMLYKGKGIYRLKRGPGASYIVEFRDDDTNEIIHLPTLDDLDEMLGKYLEIGWGYIVQETIELSYYKVYPFDFRLLYQKDWQGSWQPTYIVARIAAPGSVVTSPRSGGAVADFNTVLDELNNQECINSTDMYQEIITAGRKIVESIEDKFGDFVELGLDMAIDKSGKLWLIEVNGKPLKVSIKKLNNAEAFERCHNSPIEYAIYLSGFIAKDTRKPEEQLI; translated from the coding sequence ATGGGAGTTATCTTTTTTTCCTATGATGATATTGACTTTGAGCGTATGGAGGTAAATGGCTATAGCCTTCTGGGCGGCTTATGGGAAAAGAAGACATTGAGCATGCCATCGGTTATTTATGATCAGGCTCACTCCTGCCCGGCGAAAATCAGAAGAAAACTGATGGAAATACCAACGCTGCGGTTTGTAAATGAGAAGATCGGTTTTTGGAAGTGGGAAACCCATCAGGCACTAGACAGGTTTTCGGAAATCAGAGACTTCCTGCCGGAGACCTCTTTTTTTGAAGAGAGCGACCAGATTTATAGTCTGCTAAAAAAATACGGCAAAGCCGTTCTCAAACCTGTACATGGTTTAAAGGCCATGGGCCTGATTATTTTAGTTAACGATAATGGGAAGATCAGGTTTCAATACAGGGGTAAAGGTAAAGACAGAATGAATTATAAATTTGGCCGTGTGGAAGAATTACATGATCTGCGGACTCAGTTTCCCGTAATGGGTACTGAGAAATATATAGTTCAGCAAGGGTTAGAGTTGGCAAAATACGAGGACAGGGTATTTGATGTCCGGGCGCTTATGCAAAAAGACGGCAGTAACATGTGGCATGCCTCTTTGTGTGCCAAGGTAGGTCCAAGTAATAGTGAAATTACTGCATTGGGCAATTGGGAAAATATTGAGCGTGTGGAATCATTTCTAATATCGAAGTGTGGCTCAAAGTTCAATAATCTCAGTGCGAGGCTTAAACAACTGGCTGTACTTACTGCAGAAACTGTTGAAAAGGCCTTTGCTCCTGTGGGGGAAATTGCGCTGGACATTGCTGTGGATAAAAATGCGGATTGCTGGCTTCTGGAAGTAAACAGCATGCCATCAAAAGCTATGTTTTATGACCTGTTTAATGATGAAGAATTAAGTGATGTGTTATCCCGTCCCATGGAGTATGCTTGTTATCTGGCCAAAGAAAGCTTAATGCAAAAATGCAGAGTCTGTTATCTGGAATCGGATTTACAGCAAACTTTATTTCTTACACCAAAGCAATCCAAAGAGTTTAATTTAGACCATGAAAAAGCTTACGTTAGACTAACTGTAGGTTCTGCTTCCCTGTTATTAAGAAAGGAAATCAGCAAAAACAACAGCCTGGGGGAAAATAAGCTAACTTTATCCCGGGATTTAAAAACCACAGTGTTTATACCGGAAGATACAGAACTGCAGGTAAGGGTTATAGAACCGGGCCATTTGGAGTTAGGGCCTTTAATCGGAGTGTTTATCAGCCCCAAAAAAGCAGCAGCTCTGGTAGGCGGAAAAACCGATAGGGTGTATTACCAATTTACAAATAAAACAAAGTCAGTGGCAGGAATTTGTTGCTTTTTTAGCATCGGGGATATTGACTGGGAAAATAAGTTGATCAGAGCACTTTTGTGGGATGGCAGCACATGGATTAGCCGCATAGTGCCGCTGCCCAAGGTAATATATGATCGCTGTTTTGGTGAGAGAAGCTATGGTTTCGAATTAAGAAATAAGCTGGATAGCGATTATCGTGTCATTAATAGTTTGCCTAAGCTGGGAAAGTGGGAAACCATCCAGGCCCTTAAAAACACCCCCGGCGTGAAAAAATATCTGCCGGATACAATAGTTTATAGCTCCAAATCTGATATTGCAGATTTTCTCGAAAAGTATCAAAGCATCTATCTGAAACCAGACATGTTATACAAAGGAAAGGGGATCTATCGTCTCAAGCGTGGCCCCGGCGCAAGCTATATTGTGGAGTTTAGAGACGATGATACAAATGAAATTATTCATCTGCCCACCCTTGATGATTTAGATGAAATGCTGGGTAAGTACCTGGAGATTGGTTGGGGTTATATAGTTCAGGAAACAATTGAGCTGTCATATTATAAAGTCTACCCCTTTGATTTTCGGCTTTTATATCAAAAAGACTGGCAAGGCAGTTGGCAGCCCACATATATTGTTGCCAGAATAGCGGCTCCCGGAAGCGTTGTTACCAGCCCAAGAAGTGGAGGGGCGGTAGCAGACTTTAACACGGTCTTAGATGAATTAAATAACCAAGAGTGTATTAATAGCACTGATATGTATCAGGAAATAATTACTGCCGGGCGTAAAATAGTAGAGAGCATTGAAGATAAATTTGGTGATTTTGTAGAACTGGGATTAGATATGGCCATTGATAAGAGTGGAAAACTATGGCTCATTGAGGTAAATGGCAAGCCCCTGAAAGTCAGCATTAAGAAGTTAAATAATGCCGAAGCATTTGAAAGGTGTCATAACAGCCCCATAGAATATGCTATTTATCTTTCAGGGTTTATTGCCAAAGATACAAGAAAACCTGAGGAGCAATTAATATGA
- a CDS encoding YheC/YheD family endospore coat-associated protein, producing the protein MSNECLGILVSNAVFQGIPSKRTGYEHIAFYEEAARKNGISLCFFRFRDLEAAQREISAYVQNEHSEYEKVIVSVPKVIHNRGLYFSKKKRAVFTELQKEGKILYNPWNRYPKLEVYQLLKRDKNLHQYLPKTQKATDDSVQNMLTAYDKVIIKPNSSSLGNGLMKIEKNKEFVLTMYSQKKKSWIDITFTKVIPPILQRKLAAGTYLVQEYIPLAKYGGSVYDLRISCQKNGEGKWQVTGVVGKVAKGRNFVTNVARGGKTYPCDVLLNESFNKVHLLEEIEGFSTRAARVLEEAYPGLADLGLDLGIAEDGSVKFIECNGRDLRITFRNAGLYKTWEATFTTPIDYGKYLLDKKTFQVGPKYCSARR; encoded by the coding sequence TTGAGTAATGAGTGTTTGGGGATTTTGGTAAGCAATGCTGTGTTCCAGGGTATTCCCTCTAAAAGAACCGGCTATGAGCATATAGCTTTCTACGAGGAAGCAGCCAGAAAAAATGGCATTTCACTGTGCTTTTTCCGATTTAGGGATCTTGAAGCCGCGCAAAGAGAGATCTCCGCTTATGTACAGAACGAACATAGTGAATATGAAAAAGTTATTGTTTCCGTCCCAAAAGTTATTCATAACCGCGGACTATATTTTTCTAAAAAAAAACGAGCTGTCTTCACTGAATTGCAAAAGGAAGGCAAAATTCTTTATAATCCCTGGAATAGGTACCCCAAGCTTGAAGTGTATCAACTACTGAAGCGAGACAAGAATCTGCATCAATATCTTCCCAAAACCCAAAAAGCAACTGACGATTCTGTTCAAAATATGCTAACGGCATATGACAAGGTAATTATTAAGCCCAACAGCAGCAGCCTCGGAAATGGTTTAATGAAAATTGAAAAGAATAAGGAATTTGTGTTGACAATGTACAGCCAAAAGAAAAAGAGTTGGATTGATATTACCTTTACAAAGGTGATACCACCTATTCTGCAGAGGAAGCTTGCCGCGGGAACGTATTTAGTGCAAGAGTATATTCCCCTAGCAAAATACGGCGGGAGTGTATATGACCTGCGGATTTCCTGTCAGAAAAATGGAGAAGGAAAGTGGCAAGTTACAGGTGTGGTTGGGAAGGTTGCTAAGGGAAGGAATTTTGTTACCAATGTGGCCAGAGGAGGCAAAACTTATCCTTGCGATGTTTTATTAAATGAATCATTTAACAAAGTTCATCTCTTAGAGGAAATAGAAGGTTTTTCTACCAGAGCGGCAAGGGTCTTGGAAGAAGCATATCCCGGACTGGCAGACTTGGGTCTGGATCTGGGGATTGCAGAGGATGGCTCGGTGAAGTTTATTGAATGTAACGGTAGGGATCTACGCATCACATTTAGAAACGCAGGGCTTTATAAAACGTGGGAAGCAACATTTACCACACCCATTGATTATGGTAAGTATTTGCTGGATAAGAAAACATTCCAGGTTGGGCCAAAGTATTGCAGCGCGCGGCGTTGA
- a CDS encoding protein kinase domain-containing protein has protein sequence MSKKKWQNYEIGQCIGRGLQSQVFRGYDIANKREVAIKKRVNIKGAEKEVDIMRNYGQHPALPKLYDYFTFKHRAYIIMEYIDGEPLGRGRKVKKKNEKDALEITVNVLRALGHLHKHNILHGDTLPKNVMTLKGQQNSIKIIDFGFSFKKGKAGVFKGKKWFGKVTGKPIELREQFLLLDDTTDIYVAAFLCVSLLNGHQPQWDEKDGRHIFNLENSRLQAIMEKAMSKEKAFRYSTTEAFIYALEQS, from the coding sequence ATTAGCAAGAAAAAATGGCAAAACTATGAAATAGGTCAATGTATTGGCAGAGGGCTACAAAGTCAGGTCTTTAGGGGATATGATATTGCAAATAAAAGGGAAGTAGCCATTAAAAAGCGGGTGAATATCAAAGGTGCAGAAAAAGAAGTAGACATTATGAGAAATTATGGCCAACATCCCGCTCTGCCAAAACTTTATGACTACTTTACTTTTAAGCACCGAGCCTATATTATCATGGAGTATATAGATGGAGAGCCTCTTGGTAGGGGGCGCAAGGTTAAGAAAAAGAATGAGAAAGATGCTCTGGAAATCACTGTGAATGTGCTGAGAGCCCTTGGCCATTTGCATAAACACAACATTTTACATGGTGATACCTTGCCTAAAAATGTTATGACACTTAAAGGGCAGCAGAACAGTATTAAAATTATTGATTTTGGATTTAGCTTTAAAAAGGGTAAGGCCGGAGTGTTTAAAGGGAAGAAATGGTTTGGCAAGGTGACGGGGAAGCCCATTGAGTTAAGGGAGCAATTCCTGTTGTTAGATGACACTACGGACATTTATGTTGCTGCTTTTCTGTGTGTTTCTTTGCTAAATGGTCATCAACCCCAATGGGACGAAAAAGACGGACGGCATATCTTTAACCTGGAAAATTCCCGGCTGCAGGCTATTATGGAAAAAGCAATGAGTAAGGAAAAAGCGTTTAGGTATTCCACCACTGAGGCATTTATTTATGCATTGGAACAATCATAG
- a CDS encoding glycosyltransferase family 4 protein, with amino-acid sequence MKQQLRVAIITPGSHPIPDPNSTSVEEDVYKISTILQHDIDFTIFGRKIKKHPFHERIGELTFIRSPYINPRSYITEIIKELQNTETDIIQVENRPRYIKHLRESFPSRQLWLFLHSTLFINRNHISKEELLDCINSTDKIIVNSQYLKDYVVKYTCCQEEKVVVIHLGADTAQFKPKWDPGIKQQTEQFRKSLGIQNKKVVLYVGRLRKIKGVHHLLNAFPAVAKEVPDAVLFIVGSAFYGVNKQTKYVQELHHAAQCIKNSVHFIPHVPHNEIQKWFQIADILAVPSKAEPFGKVVVEAMATGIPVVGTNAGGIPEIIEHHKTGILLNHESIEKDLSNAVIDLLSNPTKAHTISQNAVRHVYENFTWEHSADRMLRLYQTISQP; translated from the coding sequence ATGAAACAACAACTTAGGGTAGCCATTATTACTCCAGGATCCCACCCCATTCCTGACCCCAACTCAACATCCGTAGAAGAGGATGTTTACAAAATATCCACAATCCTTCAGCATGATATTGATTTTACAATCTTCGGCCGGAAAATAAAAAAACATCCTTTCCATGAAAGGATTGGAGAACTAACTTTTATTCGCTCTCCTTATATAAATCCAAGATCTTATATCACAGAGATAATAAAAGAACTGCAAAACACAGAAACAGATATTATTCAGGTAGAAAACCGCCCCAGGTATATCAAGCATTTACGGGAATCCTTTCCCTCCAGGCAGTTATGGCTATTTCTCCATTCAACACTTTTTATTAATCGCAATCACATTTCTAAAGAAGAATTATTAGATTGCATCAACTCCACTGATAAAATTATTGTTAACAGTCAGTACTTAAAAGACTATGTAGTGAAGTACACTTGCTGCCAGGAAGAAAAAGTTGTGGTTATCCATCTAGGTGCCGATACAGCTCAATTTAAACCTAAGTGGGACCCGGGCATTAAGCAGCAAACAGAACAATTTAGGAAATCACTGGGCATACAAAATAAAAAAGTAGTACTTTATGTAGGTCGGTTAAGAAAAATAAAAGGCGTTCATCATCTTCTTAATGCCTTCCCTGCCGTTGCAAAAGAAGTACCCGACGCAGTCCTTTTTATCGTAGGAAGTGCTTTTTACGGTGTAAATAAACAAACAAAATATGTCCAAGAGCTACACCATGCAGCCCAATGCATCAAAAATTCAGTTCATTTTATTCCGCATGTCCCGCATAACGAAATTCAAAAATGGTTTCAGATCGCCGATATCCTGGCTGTTCCCTCAAAAGCGGAACCATTTGGGAAAGTTGTGGTGGAAGCAATGGCAACCGGTATCCCGGTAGTAGGAACAAATGCCGGCGGCATACCTGAAATAATTGAGCACCACAAAACAGGAATTCTGCTAAATCACGAGTCAATTGAAAAAGATCTTTCTAATGCGGTTATTGATTTACTGTCCAACCCTACAAAAGCACATACCATCAGTCAGAATGCCGTTCGACATGTGTACGAAAACTTTACATGGGAGCATTCAGCAGACAGAATGCTACGTCTTTATCAAACTATCTCCCAACCGTAG
- a CDS encoding APC family permease: MKLQKPQASKFDRNLSLPGALTIGLGTMIGAGIFVLSGPAAGQAGPAVTLSYVIAGLICLPVAMTVAELATAMPQAGGSYHLVTNTIGPFAGTIVGIANWLGLIFAGGFYLIGFAQYLTEYVNIAPWIVIAAVGGLFTLLNVLGAHYTGKLQLAIVSLLLLILSYYIASSWQQMDTALHTPYMPKGFRDVFATVGLIIVSFTGFEKISTTAGEIKKPARNLPIAIIGSVVIATVLYVLILHVSTGVVPYDEFATFNAPLLDTAREFMGNTVGVMAIWAAALLAMASSSNAAITTASRINFAMSRDRVLPGWFDYIHNKFDTPMRSVLLTGLISVGLALIGNIEQLAKISSVMFMASYALISWGLIRIRRKKPAWYKPGFKVPLVPVLPFVSGLTALSVILVMGSVPQIAGIGFASLGVGWYYLWVRKHYRQGGEKSSGFEDNKKEKQK, from the coding sequence ATGAAACTACAAAAACCGCAAGCATCAAAATTTGATAGAAATCTTTCACTGCCGGGTGCCCTTACCATCGGGCTGGGCACCATGATTGGAGCCGGCATATTTGTATTGTCCGGGCCGGCAGCAGGGCAAGCAGGACCGGCAGTAACTTTGTCATATGTTATTGCCGGGCTGATCTGCCTACCGGTGGCCATGACTGTAGCAGAGTTGGCAACAGCTATGCCACAGGCGGGTGGCAGCTATCATCTGGTCACAAATACCATCGGACCTTTTGCCGGCACAATAGTAGGGATAGCAAACTGGCTGGGTTTGATCTTTGCGGGAGGGTTTTATCTGATAGGGTTTGCCCAGTACCTTACAGAATATGTGAACATTGCTCCCTGGATAGTTATTGCGGCAGTAGGGGGGCTGTTTACCCTACTTAACGTTCTGGGAGCCCATTATACCGGAAAGCTGCAGCTTGCCATCGTATCACTATTGCTGCTAATCCTCTCCTACTATATCGCAAGCAGCTGGCAGCAAATGGATACGGCCCTGCACACCCCCTACATGCCAAAGGGATTCAGAGATGTTTTTGCTACGGTGGGACTGATAATTGTCTCCTTTACAGGGTTTGAAAAAATATCAACCACCGCCGGGGAGATAAAAAAACCTGCCCGCAATTTGCCGATTGCCATTATTGGCTCTGTTGTAATAGCTACGGTGCTCTACGTCCTGATACTGCACGTCTCCACAGGTGTAGTTCCTTATGATGAGTTTGCAACTTTTAATGCTCCGTTGTTAGATACTGCCCGTGAATTCATGGGGAATACGGTGGGGGTAATGGCAATATGGGCGGCAGCATTACTGGCTATGGCGTCCTCATCCAATGCAGCCATCACCACCGCTTCGCGCATTAATTTTGCCATGAGCCGCGACAGGGTCTTACCGGGTTGGTTCGATTATATTCATAATAAATTTGACACTCCAATGCGCTCCGTACTTTTAACAGGATTAATCTCTGTAGGGCTTGCTTTAATAGGTAACATTGAGCAGTTAGCAAAGATATCCAGCGTCATGTTTATGGCTTCTTATGCCTTAATCAGCTGGGGGCTGATTAGAATACGCAGAAAAAAACCTGCCTGGTACAAACCAGGTTTTAAGGTTCCACTGGTACCTGTATTACCTTTTGTTTCGGGCCTTACAGCGTTAAGTGTAATCCTGGTCATGGGCTCTGTACCACAAATTGCCGGAATCGGCTTTGCTTCCTTAGGCGTAGGCTGGTATTATCTATGGGTCCGGAAACATTACCGGCAGGGAGGGGAAAAATCATCAGGCTTTGAGGATAATAAGAAGGAAAAACAGAAATAA